Genomic segment of Terriglobia bacterium:
ATTTCTTCCTGTCGCTACGCTCCAAACCGCCCACGGCTTTCGTTCGCTCGCGGGCGTAACAAGCTCCTGTTGCAGTCCGGCTCGACACGCGAGTCGGTCTCGCCGCTTGATGATTGTGGAGCCTGTTGGCTGCTAACTGAATTTTACAGGAAAGCACGCAATGGAGCAGTCAGCATTCAGCGGTCGCGACTACTTCGACGGGGCCGAAAACCCTTGAAACACGGAGGAACGGAGTAAGCGGAGGCCAAAAGACGGATGCTAAAGGAAAATCCTCCGGTTCCTCCTTTCCTCCGTGTTTCAAAGGCGTTTTGTTTAGGCCTGAAAGTTGTTCCCGAGCTGATTGCTGACTGCTGATTGCTGACTGCTACTTATGTACATCACACCGCAGTCCCGGCATGTTGGTGACGGCCGGGCGTCCGCAGATTTCGCATGCGCCGGAGTAGGCGAAGGTTTGTGGCGTCTGCGGCGCTTGTTTTAGAGCAATGTGGGCGGCTTTGACTTCGCTGGACTTGAAGACCGATATGAAAGGCGCAGGCGCGGCGGCTCGTTCAACATCGGCGCGGCCGGCGGCTTCAAGACGTTCCACCAGGCAAGCAACGCCGGCAATGTTGAAGCCAAATTCGCGCGCGGCTTCAATGGCCTGGATGGTGGAGCTGCCGGTGGTGCAAACGTCGTCCACGATGATCACCTGCGCGCCTTTTTCCTGGAAGCCTTCAATGCGGCGGCCCATGCCGTGCGATTTCTCCGCCTTGCGCACCAGGAAGCCGTGCATGGGCGATCCGGCTTGCGAACTGATGACTGACACGGCGACCACAATGGGATCTGCGCCCAGGGTCATCCCGCCGACCGCATCTGCCTTCCAGCCCTGCTGGCGGAAGAGATCAAGGAAGACCTGGCCGGTCAGTTCCGCTCCCTTGGCGTGCAGCGTGGTGGTGCGGCAGTCAATGTAGTAGTCGCTCTTGATGCCGGAGGAAAGCGTGAACTCACCCAGGCGAAAGGAGTTCGCCGCAATCAGATTGAGAAGTTGTTGGCGCGCGGTCTGGGGCATAGGGAAGAATCTAAGTTACCAGCTTTTCGCGCCGGGAATCCAATCAGTGTTTGTCGAAGTGGCGGAAGCCATCGGTCCCGATAAACGTCTGGACAAACAAAACAAAATTGTAGGTCATGTGGGCGATGACGCCGGTGGCCACCGATCCAGTCCGGACGCGAATCATGTTCAGCGTTGCGCCCACCACGAAGATGGTCAGCACCGGCACCACGGCATACGCCAGTTGCGCGCCATGCAGCAGAGCGAAGCCGGCCGAGGTCAGCACCACGGCGGGCAGAATCCCGGTCCAGCGGGCCAGTGCGGGGTAGAGGAAGCCGCGGAAATACAATTCTTCCACCAGAGGCGCCACTAGAATCCCAAAGGCGGCGAGCAAATATGCCGAGAGCGGGCCATTGAAGTACTCTTCAATCGGCAACGATTTCGGGATCCATCGTGATAGCAGAGTTTCCGCCAACGTGGAAGCAACTGCCAGCGCGAGACCATAGGCCATCGCTCGCCAAATACGCTTGCGGTCCGGCGCGTTCCAGGAAATTTCTTTCAGGAACGGACCGCGATTCTTCAGCGTGACCAGCAGGACCATGATTGCCACCAGAGCGGCGTAGGCTGCAACCTGCACCGGGAGGGCCACGCGCATATCTTTGAACAGCGTGTCCGGGCTCGCATGGCGCATACCAGGCAAGAGGCGGGCCATGGGGATGGCGATGCCAATGGCGGCAATCATCGCCAGGACAAAGAACAGGGCAGCGAGAAACGCGTCCAGCAGGCCCCAGACTGGCTGCGGCCGGTCGGGATCATGGACGACGACGACTGGGGCAAATGTCTCAAACGGTGGCGGAGGCGGTGGAGGTGGTTCCGGGATTTGGTCCAGATCAGGCAAGCGAGAATTCAGAGAAGAACTGAATTCAATGTACACGAAAGTTTTTCAGGAGAAAAATTAAAGGGGTAGCGTTGTAGCTGAAAGCCAAAGTCGCTACCCCCTCATTTGTGCCCAGGTATAAGGAGAAGGTTGAGAAGACTTTAAGCGACAATGGAAATTGTCAAACAAAAAATAAGAAAAGTTACGAATTCCGAAAAATCGCTGTACAGCCCCGTGTTGTCAATGACTTACCGAGCACGGTAAGGGGAAACTCTCAGTCCGAAATGAGCGGCCGAATTTGGAATCGCGAACACGACCATCTCCCGATAGGCCGTTGGCGCGCCGCGCGCAGGTGTTGCTCAGGTGGCCGGTTTTTCCGCGGGAACTGTCGGTGCGCTGCGGGCAAAGTACGCGGCCAGCGCCTGTCCGGTGAACGACTTCTTGGTTTTCGCCACCTGTTGCGGCGTGCCCTGGGCCACGATGCGTCCGCCATCCTCGCCGCCTTCGGGACCCAGGTCAATGATCCAGTCCGCGTTGCGGATCACATCCAGATTGTGCTCGATGATAATGACCGAATTACCCAGATCGGTGAGCCGGTGGATGACTTCCAGCAGTTTGTTGACATCTTCAAAATGCAAACCGGTGGTGGGTTCATCCAGCAGATACAGAGTGCGTCCGGTCTGCCGCTTGGAAAGTTCCTTGGCCAGCTTCATGCGTTGGGCTTCGCCGCCGGAGAGCGTCACCGCGGACTGGCCCAGCTTGATGTAGCCCAGGCCCACGTCTTCCAGCGTCTGCAGTTTCTGCCGGATCAGCGGGATGTCTTCCAGCACCGGCAGCGCGTCGGACACGGCGGTCTCCAGCAGGTCAGCGATGGAGCGGTCCTTGAATTTCACCACCAGGGTTTCGCGGTTGTAGCGCTTGCCGCCGCAGACTTCGCACAGGACGTAAACGTCCGGCAGAAAATTCATTTCAATGCGGCGCTCGCCTTCACCCTGGCAATGTTCGCAGCGTCCGCCGGAGACGTTGAAGGAGAAGCGTCCGGCTTTGTAGCCGCGTTCGCGCGATTCCGGCAACATGGCATAGAGGTCGCGGATGTGGGTGAAGACGCCGGTATAGGTCGCCGGGTTGGAGCGCGGCGTGCGCCCGATAGGCGATTGGTCAATGCGGATGACTTTATCAATGTGCTCCGCGCCCACAATGGCCTTGTGCGCGCCCGGCTCTTCTCGCGAACGGTAAAGCTGCTTGGCCAGGGCCTT
This window contains:
- the pyrE gene encoding orotate phosphoribosyltransferase yields the protein MPQTARQQLLNLIAANSFRLGEFTLSSGIKSDYYIDCRTTTLHAKGAELTGQVFLDLFRQQGWKADAVGGMTLGADPIVVAVSVISSQAGSPMHGFLVRKAEKSHGMGRRIEGFQEKGAQVIIVDDVCTTGSSTIQAIEAAREFGFNIAGVACLVERLEAAGRADVERAAAPAPFISVFKSSEVKAAHIALKQAPQTPQTFAYSGACEICGRPAVTNMPGLRCDVHK
- a CDS encoding CPBP family intramembrane metalloprotease, which codes for MPDLDQIPEPPPPPPPPFETFAPVVVVHDPDRPQPVWGLLDAFLAALFFVLAMIAAIGIAIPMARLLPGMRHASPDTLFKDMRVALPVQVAAYAALVAIMVLLVTLKNRGPFLKEISWNAPDRKRIWRAMAYGLALAVASTLAETLLSRWIPKSLPIEEYFNGPLSAYLLAAFGILVAPLVEELYFRGFLYPALARWTGILPAVVLTSAGFALLHGAQLAYAVVPVLTIFVVGATLNMIRVRTGSVATGVIAHMTYNFVLFVQTFIGTDGFRHFDKH